TGGTAGTTTTAAATCTGAACGAATCAGTTGCGCCAAAAATCCCAATGCAAAAAACAAAATGGCTGGAGTTAGTAAGTTTTGTATATTAACCAATGTGATGCACCTAGTGACGTAAATAGCTGTTATTGTCGACCAAATAATTAATTCTGTATAATATATAATTACTATTAAACAATTCTTTAAAATAGAACATTTATCCCACCAACTGCTCAGCAACAGAGCGAAAACTTTGCCACTTTTTATGGAGATAACCAAGATTCCTTGAGGCTTAGGTATTGTTGAATCGAACCCGATGCAACCAGCTTGCCTGCATGAGTTAATCAGTGAAAGCGACCGTCAGATGTATCAACAAAAACAATCTGCCGCTAAAGAAACGCCAGTATCCGATGTGTGATCTTCGCTATTGCCCATGGGCATGATAACGACTAGCAGCTTAATGCTATTTTGATATTGTTAAGTGCGTCACCAACTACTTTTTTTGGTGCCGCAATGTTCATGCGCATAAAACCACTACCGCCTGCGCCAAATAACGTGCCCGGACTTAAACCTACGTGCGCTTTTTCAACAAACATTGTTTTCAAGGCACGATCAGTTAATTGTAAAGCACGACAATCTAACCAAAGTAAGTAGGTGGCTTCTGGCGCAATGACTTTTATTTGTGGCAGATGTAATGCTAGATATTCAATAACAAAATCCCTTGTCTTTGTCAGATATGCAAGCAAGGCCTGCAACCAAGCATCGCCATGATGATAGGCAGCTTCAAATGCAGTAATACTAAACGGATTTGCAGCGTTCACATGCATAGATTCAAAAGCTTCTTGCATTCGTTTTCTATGATTTGCATTGCTAACAATTAATGCAGATAAGCCTAAGCCGGGGATGTTAAATGTTTTGCTTGGTGCAACCGCGGTGATAATGTTATCAGTAGATGTTGCTACAGTTGCTAAGACATGATGTCGATGCTTTGGGTAGACGAGATCGGCATGTATTTCATCTGAAAAAATCAATAAATCGTGCTTTTTTGCTATTTTTAACAGCATTTTAAGCTCATTTAGCTGCCATACGCGACCAACTGGGTTATGCGGAGAGCATAAAAGCAACATGCGTGCATCCTTAGCGCATTGTTCTAAATGGTCAAAATCGATCAAATATCGATTGTGCTGTATGTTTAATGGATTATTGATGAGGGTTCTGCCAGTATTGGTCACCGAAGAGAAAAATGGAAAATAAACAGGCGGTTGCACAATGACAGACTCAGCTGGTGCAGTAAATGCCATGACAGCGGCATGAAGAGTGGGTACAACGCCCGGACAAAGCATAATCCATTCGCGTTGGATAGCCCATCCATGTTGTCGTTTAAACCAACTAATCAGGGCCGCATATAAACTTTCTGGATAAGTCGTATAGCCAAAAATAGGGTGCTTCGCGCGCTCAGTGAGGGCATCAGTTACCGCCGCTGGTACCGCAAAATCCATATCGGCAACCCACATTGGTGTAACATCGGCGCGACCAAATAGTGTTTGTCTGGCATCGTACTTTAGGCTAAGCGTATCCTCCCGATTGACGATTTGGTCAAAGTCAACATGCTCAATCAAGTGGCTACTCCAATTATCAGGTTACTTGCCATAATGCATCAATAAAATAATCTCTGCTATCAGAAAATAGTTGTGTGATTGTAAACCCGTTCTGCACCGCCAATTGGGTAATAGCTGCTGTAGAAAATTTATAAGAATATTCTAAGTGCATCGCTTCATGTTGAGTGAAATAAAAAGGTTTATCTGCTGCTTCTATGGTTACTATTTGATCGTCTAAAGAGATTAAATAGCTCTCCATCGCACCCAGCTTGGGGTTGTAAAAACCATAGTGTTCAAACGCAGATACATTAAAATCACCGCCCAGCTCACGATTAATGCGATTCAGTAAATTTAAATTAAATTGGCGGGTTAGTCCATCAGCGTCGTTATAGGCTTGATTCAGTACGTGCGTGTCTTTTTTTAAATCAAAACCAACTAAGACATAGTCGCCTGTATCTAGTGAATCTTGTAATTGGCTAAGGAAACTATCTATTTGGACTTTGTTAAAATTACCGATATTAGAGCCTAAAAATAGCACGAGCTTTTTATTGCTAGATATTTTTTTAAGATAATTAAGTCCATGAAAATAATCGGCAACCACACCATGGGTATGTAAACTTGGGTGCGTGCTAAGATTGTCATCCAGTAGCTGCATGGCTTTTTCAGAAATGTCGATGGGGTAAAAATTAACCTTGCAATCATGATTTAAAAAGCCATTTATAATTAATTCACTTTTATGACCATCTCCTGCGCCCAGCTCGATAATATCGAGTTCAGGTGCGTTGATGATTCCAGGCAAAAGATGGTTAATACTTTGCAGAATAGAAAATTCGGTGCTGGTTGGATAATAATCCGGATGTTGTGTAATTTTTTGGAATAATTCACTGCCAATATCATCATAAAAATATTTGGCAGAAATCGCTTTTTCTTGGGCACTGAGTCCTGCAATTACATCCGCAATAAATGTAGTTTGATGTAAGCTAGATTGGTCTGTTTCAATTAAGTTTGTAATCTTCAAATGGTATCCTTTGCTAGACGGATGCCTGAAAACATCCAGCGTTGGTGGGGTAAGTAAAAATTGCGATAGCTGTTTCGGTAATGATGCTTTGGCGTTACAACGCAACCACCACGTAAAACAAATTGGTTGCACATGAATTTGCCATTGTATTCGGTCAATAAGCCATCAAAGGCTTTGAATCTTGGATAAGCAGAGTACTGACTACTGGTCCAACACCATACTTGTTCTGCTGCATTGGCATCGGTAGGATGAAAAGTGGTTCCTAGCGTCGATTGGCGGCTAGTACTATTGAGATAGATTTCTAACTCTTGTTCTGTGGGTAACCTACAGCCCTTCCACTTAGCAAAAGCATCCGCCTCAAAATAGCTGATATGTACCAATGGTCGATGCATGTCTAAGCGCATTAAGCCATGCATGGTATATTCAAACCAATCGCCATCAATCCTAGACCAATATAAGGGCTGTGTTACTGTTGTTTGGTTCACCCAATCCCAGCCTTCGCTTAACCAATATGTTGCTTGCTGATAACCGCCGTCCTCTATAAAAGCTAAAAATTCACCATTAGTCACCAGACTTTGGCAGATAGAAAAAGGATAAAGATAATGTTTGTGACGCGGTCTTTCATTATCATACGAAAAGCCGTCATTGCCTTTTGGCTTATCGTAACCTATTTCAACTAAGCCTTCTTCTATATCAATCCAGGTGCTTTTGGGTGACGGCGCCGAAGGCAACCCTGATGCGGTATATTGGATTGGGAGCACATTGCTTGCAAAAATGCACTTAATATCCATGAATAACAGCTCTTGATGCTGTTGTTCATGATGCAAGCCTATTTCTAGCAGTGACGCCAGTGCATCAGTTATCTTTATTTCTGTTAATAAAGTCATGATTGCACCATCAACTTGCGTACGATAATCCATAATCTCAGCCACAGTTGGCCTTGATAAGTTGCCGCGCTCTGACTGCATTGTGTGCCCACCAATGGCTTTATAATAAGAATTAAATAACGCATTGTAGGCTGGGTTAACCCATTGATAATTAGGGTTAAATTTTTTTAAAATGACTGTTTCAAAAAACCACGTAGTATGCCCTAAATGCCACTTGGGTGGGCTGACTTCTGCGCTGGGCTGTACGACAAAATCCTCGGTTTCGATGGCACTACATATATCAAGTGTCGCCTGTCGTACTTGTTGGTAATTCTCTATTAATGTATTTCTGATCATTATTGGTTGTTTTAATGCAAGAGGGCGATGTATTTAATTACTTTAACATTGCTAGCTTGAAAGACAAATAATATAAGGCATATAAAGACAAGAGGGATGGTGGTAGGTTCCCAATATTGCCAAATACTATTACCACTTCATGATAGGTGGCGTTCCCAACCTCGCTAAGCACTGAAGTGCTAAGTCGGTTGTAAAAAAAAGAGCCTACTTGGGGGTAGGCTCAGGGGGAGGAGACAAAAAAATTAATCTTTGACTTTAACGGCTTAACATACTTTCAATACTGTCACTTTAAACGTTCCATTAACTTTGTTATGTACATGTTATTATCGACACTGTTATATTAATCTTTAGAAAAAAGCACAATATCGGGTTTAATTCATTAAAATGTCGTGGTTGATCTCAGCCCTTTTCTATATAAAGCTCCAAATCCACGGCCAGTTCTAGCGCTTCCATTTGATAAAATAATGCATCATCCCAGCTAACAAAATCTCGTGTTGCCATCAAGCGGTCATAGATATGCCTATATGCTTTATACAGTTGATCTTCTTGGTCGCTGAGTAATTCATTTGCTGCTGTCATGACGTTTTATCCTATATCAATGGTGTTATATCTACCTATTATTTCGGCGTCAATTGCACAATCTTTAGATAAAGTTGGTTAGCCGCTGTAGATGCATACTTTTATTCGGCAATTATCCACTAGCGTGGCTAAGGCATGATTCGTTTGTATTTAGAAATGCTTTTTTCAAGATATCCATCAACTTTGAACTGAATCCATTGATTTTGCGAAAAAATTTAAAAAAACCATATCTAATGGTGAATTACCACTTGGAAAAATTCTGAAATGACTGTATCATGCGCGGCTTGTTGTTGATTTGGGTGCTTAGCTCAGTTGGTAGAGCGTCGCCCTTACAAGGCGAATGTCAGCGGTTCGACCCCGTTAGCACCCACCATTCAACAATAAAAACTAAATTGTATTTTTGTTCGCATCAATACTTTTAGGAGCGGTAGTTCAGTTGGTTAGAATACCGGCCTGTCACGCCGGGGGTCGCGGGTTCGAGTCCCGTCCGCTCCGCCACTATTCAAAGGGTTGCAGCTTACAAGCTGTAACCCTTTTTCATTCTGGCAACTAGTGTGCTTGCTCTGTTGCTGCGGCTTCTACAAAGAAATAATGATCATCAAAAGAAAGATTCAGTAGTTCTGCTTCTTGTTGAGCTAATAAGAAACTATCAGCTTCAAATACTGGATGATTTTGTTCGTCTAATACCTGGTAAATTGTCATGCTGCACTCCTTAGCGTTAAGTCGATTCATACAGTCTTTCATCTACTTTTGAGTAAATTCTGCATCAAAAGTTTATTAAAATTAACAGCTTACATTTTATTAAACTATTTCATAGTAATACGGTTAATACTTAAAGTTATGTCTTAATACATTTTTTATTGTGCGACGTTAATCATTACAATTCTCCCCCAATACTGTGTCAATATAATGACACCCTGACGAATTTGCTTGCTGTTTAACGTGGCAAAATAGCCTTCTTTTTATCTATTTGCCATTGTTGTTTATATGCTTTCTATTTCTTCAATAATGTATGCGTCCGCTATTTGGACGTTTTCATCTTCTAATCGATTGAGTAAAGTAGTATCTAGGATAAGTAGATCCCAAAATCGTTGGTTTTCTTGTTTTAATGTTTCGCCAATATCCATTTGATTCATTTTCATATAACCTATGCTATGAATGTATATCGGCAGATCATTGGTTTTCTGAAGTGTCTTTGTACTTAAATAAATCATGATAGAAATGCCATCTAAGAAAAATGAATGCTGAAGATTTACAACAGTTAGTGACGACGGCAATGCCTTACGGTAAATACAAGGGTAGGCTAATAGCAGATTTACCAGGTCACTACCTCAATTGGTTTGCACGTGAGGGGTTTCCTCATAATGACCTAGGGCGGTTATTACAGTTGATGCATGAAATAGACCATAATGGTTTGTATGAACTACTCATGCCTTTACGCAAAGCTTAAGTTTAGTGCACAGGTGAGTTGTCTACATCCAGACTCAGTGGTTTTTTCAATACAAATGATGGCAGGATAGTCGTGATGGCAGCGTAGACGAGCAAGCCACCGAATAGCGTATCGCTGATGCCAAACTTTTCATGCAAAATCGTTGCGATAACCAATGTGAAAATGAGCGTTGGCGTGAGTGCGACTGCAACGTCGAAACTACTTTTTGTAGAATCTTGATTGACATAGAATCTTTGTATTGCGACAGAGCCAATTCTAAACGGTAATAAAACGGCTGTGAAAGCCAAGCCGGTCCATAATGATGCTAACTGAAATGCGCCGTATGGTACCGACATGCCACCATGAAAAAAATAAAAAGGTACAAAAAAGGAGGCAAATAATTGTACTGCACGCAAGTTATCATCGGAAGCAAGTGTGGGCATTCTTTCTCGTAATTGTCGTGCTGCAAAGCCTGTAAAGAAAGCCCCTACAAGATAGTAAACACCGATTTGTTTGGTGAGGTAAGCAGCGATAAGCCCAACCATAATCAGTAGGGAAAATTCGGAGCCTGGTGCAAATGGTATAACAATGCGACCAAGAAATATAAATAGCAATGGCAGACCAAAAGCAATGGCAATTAGCACTACTGAGGAGCTAGCAAGTTCGCTCGGTGAGTCTGATTTTAGAAAAATAAACAGTAATAATAGTGCGAGCAGCTCCCCTGCAATAGCTTTGCTTTTTACCCAAAACTTTTCATTTTCGTCTAAGTTTAATCCTGTTAGCGATTCCAGAATAAAACCAGTTGAGGGTGTAAGCAGGGCCAATGCAATCAGTCCAGAGACTTGCATTGAAAATTCGAAGTAATGAATGCCTATCCAAGTAAAGCCAAAAATACCAAGACATCGTAAAAATAGATGGTTAAGTAACGGCCAAAATCCTTTTTTGAGTTCTTGCAGATTGACTTCTAAACCAGCAAACAAAAATAATGAGGAGATGCCAAGCGCAGATAAAAAATCTAAGGTTTTATCATTGCTATAATCAGCAACTGTCAAAATGACAACCATGCCCAGCGCGAAGCAAGTCAGTGGTGCAGGAATATTGTATTTTTGTAATGCTCTGGGAAAAACAAGCAGCATAAAAACAATCGTTAAATACAGCACCTGAGAAGAGATTGCTGTAAGAGAAAAGTCTGCCATATCGTGCTTTTTAAATGAGATGCTCCATTATTGCATAAATTAAAAATTAACAATATTTCATGTATTGGACTTACTTTAATTTAATTATCAACATGCATCGATTTTTGCATCAATCAAATCCTTCTTTTCAACAAACCATATAGCAATCCTACTGATGCTCAATGCGGTTAGACATGTTTTTAGCCACTTTGATGACCAATCCGAAGCGGATGCTGTTGATACAGATATTGGGTCTAATGTAAATTTGCGAGCTGCCAATTAATAGGCGCTAATGCAAAGTGTGACGCCAGACGTACATACTTTTTTTACAGAAATGAATAGCATCGTCATAGCCAGTGACTAAAACAAATATTCAATTAATTGACCAATAAACTTTGTAATAAGGACGCATTGATAAACGCCGCACCATTTAGGTGCATTGTATGGCTGTTTGTTGCTATGTTGTTGAATCATGCTAAAGCGCTATGCTTCATGTCAGGTTGCTAGCCATTTTAACCAGTTGTTATGGTTAGTCTTTTTGATAAAAATCTCAAGTAAGACGTATTGCTATTGGTTTGGCACGTCACTTGCTTTAAGTAAACCAGCGTTGTTAAGTTTTTGATCGTTTGCTTGGAGGCTACCATGAAAAAGCTGTTCGTTTTATTGTATCTGAATGTGATTACTTCAGCACAAGCATTACCCACTGATGAACTGATACAAAAAGTCACTCAGCATGTTGTGAAGATACATGTCTCACTATCTAACGGAAACAATGGGACTGGCTCTGGGGTGGTGGTAGCAAAAGATCGTGTAGTAACCAACTGCCATGTGATTGCAAATGCAACAAGTATCAGTGTTAGAGCAAACGGAGAAACCTATCAAGTGAGTGGTATTGTGCCGGATTGGCGCCATGATCTTTGCTTGGTTGAAGTGGCACAGATGGCAGCACCAATTGCAACAATTGGCTCAAGTAAACACTTGCAATATGAACAAGCAGTGTTTGCCATTGGTTATCCAAATTTTTCACCCGCACCATCCAGTACTGCAGGACATATTAAAGGTTTGTTCTCAATGGATGACAGTGTCATTATTAGAGCAAGTAGTGCTTTTAGATTAGGAGCAAGTGGCGGCGGTGTGTTTGACGACGCAGGCAATTTAGTTGGTGTAATAACATTAAAAAGTCCAGGCAGGCAGGCATATTATTACAATATGCCAGTTGAATGGGTGCAAGCACTCATGGATAAGCCAGTATTAGCGCTTAATACACAAGCGGAACCAGCATTTTGGGCGCTACCAGCCAATCAATGGCCGTTTTTTATGCAAGTTGTACACCCTTATTTAAATAAAAATTGGACTTCATTATTATCAATTGCAACTAAATGGACCATTGCAGAGCCTAATAACAATGAAGCTTTGTTTTATCTTGCGGTCGCAGAATATGCTATCCATGACACAGTTAATGCAGAAACGCATTTACGACAAGTCACTGCGGCAAATGCGCAACATAGCCAAGCTATTTATTATCTTGCATTAATTGCGGAAGAAACAGGTAGACATATGGAAGCATTAACCAATATTGCATTATTGACCCAGTTAGATACTGAAGCTGCAGCCAAGCTAGAATCTGCCATTTATATTAAATAACCATATGCTGGTTTCAAAAAAAACACTAGTGTTAGTGATCGTATTGGCTGGTCTACCTGCTTTTTTTGGCGCCTGCACACAACAAGAAACGGAAGTGCCAGTGCAAATAGATACGGTATTGCAAACAGCGATTGAGCAATGCGGTGATATTACAGAAAGAGCTGCAGCTGATTTGGTTGCAATAGTCGAATTTCAACGACTAGAAATTATCGGTCGAAAAGCACGCGTTTTTAAAATGTGCATGCAAGATCATGGCTTTATTGAAAATCCAGTTTGGTTAAATTACAGTCAATCTGTTGCCCAAAAACTAGCCGAAAAAAATCATATTTCTGTGAATGAGGCACTAGAAAACCTAAGGCGCGCCAATATGATATTACCAATGGGAGAAGGCGATAGACCAAACTATTGGTTGAAAAATGGGGAAGCTACGCCCAACTCTTAAGCTTAGAACTTACAGCGCTGATTGATATAGCTAACTGAAAGCATCATCACTAAGCTAACGACAATAAATGTCTTGTTTGTATGGATATCGTTATCTGATTTATTTGTAATGACTGCTAAATCGTTAACATTTTTGCTGCATCGATAAGTTGGCTTGATAACTCAGCCAACTTCATATTCTTTTTGATCGCCATGCTGCGTAGCATGCTATAAGCCTCATCTTCATTGAGATTACGTTGTCGCATTAACATGTCTTTTGCACGCTCAACAACTTTTCGTTCATCCAACTTTTCATTCGCTAGCTTTAGCTCTTGTGTAAGTGGTTTCGTTTCTTCAAATCTTGCAATTGCCGCTTCTATCACTGGGGTTAACCTTTCGCTCGAAATCGTTCCTACTACATATGCACTCCCTCCCGCTTTAGTGGCCGCTTTAACGACTTCTTTATCACCATCTTGTAAATCATCACAACTGGTTTTGTATTATGTTGCGTTCTATCAAATAGTATCTAATACCGCCTAGCTTGGAGCTTGGGTATAGATAATCAGAATATCGAGTTCTTACTCTCAACATAGTGCCACTCAATTGATTCTGTTACACAATTACTAAGCAAATGACGTGCCAGAACAAAAAAATGTTCTGAGCACGATGGATAAGTGTTGAGAATCGTTTGTATCGCCAGCAAGCTGAGACCAACAGGGGCTCTAATTGCACAACATGAGTGCACATGCACCATGGAAGCGGATAACGACGAGAAAGATGCATGAGCATGCGCGTCTCTTTTAGAATATGATAAGCATGTCAAAAAAGCAGGCTTTAGTGCGTCTATATTTGCTGGGCTCAATATTGACTAATATTGCTAACGTAGTGTTAGCAAGGAGCTATGCCAATTGGCATTTCAATTTTGCAAAAAGAAACAGACTGGCCAGTCAATTCACTATGTTAGACTGCATTTTTACTATGAGTCGTTGTCCAAAATCAATGACGATTAACTCTTTGAATCAATATCACGGTAGGAAAAGCTTTAGGTAAGACTGTTAAATGCGCATGATAAAAACACCCCCTAATTCTAACGAGATTTGGTCATTGCCGGTTCGCAACGCTGATGTGTTGACATTGCGGGTTAATCGCAATATCGTGTTGACCTTGTTGATATCCATTCTGATTCATCTTTCTATGCTATGGATTTTTGCGCCTAAGTTGTTTTCTATAGGCACCCCAACGGCGGATGCGCCCCCATTAGAAATTACATTAGGGCCTCCACAAAAAGAACAAGTAGCACCAAGTGAGGCGGTTGAGCCGTCACCAGAGGTGATTCAACAAGTGCCGCTGGCACCTGCCAAGAAGACGCCAGCAAACCGCGCACCGCCTCAGCCAGCCCAACCAGCAGCGCCGGCTGTTAGTTTGGTTGAGCAATCTGATTTGTTTATTCCAAAAGAGAAAAAACTGAATAAAAAAATCCCCCAATTCCAACCGCCGGAAACACCCATTACCCCTTTGCCAGGCGAGGATATGCAAGCGTATATTAAAAGACAGCAGCAGGCTAAATTGGCAAAAGAGGGGCTATCAGAGCAGGATGTTGAGGCGGTAATTGCCAGTAATAATCCACAGAGCGAGGGTGATAAACGAGATGCGAAAATTAAAGAAAATCTGAATCTAGACGGGAAAAATGGCATCTTCGAGATTCGTTATTTAGGTCTTCGCAGCGCGCAGTTTAGTTTTAAGGGTTGGAAAAATAATATTAATACCGCACGCTTAGAAGTGTTTGATGTGTCTGCATCAGATGGTACGGAAATTAAGCGCGCAGTCATTAGAAAAATGATAGAAATTATTCGCCGTGATTATCAAGGTGATTTTAATTGGGAGTCGCATCGTTTGCGGCGTGTCATTACCCTTTCAGCAAGAGCAGAAGATACGGAGGCACTTGAAGCCTTTATGTTGCAAGAGTTTTTTGGGCCTGGAACACAAATTCGTTAATGATTGAGTGTCGGTGATTTATTTTGGCCCTAAGAAGTCACGTTTGCCAAGCTCGACACCATGATGGCGAAGCAAGTTATAGGTAGTGGTAACATGAAAATAAACATTGGGTTGTACCCAGCGTAATAGATAGTCTAGCCCAACAAATTCCCGTTTAGCATCACGCACCATCAATTCGATATGACGTGTTTCTGCACCATCTAATTGTTGCGGCTCAATACTTTCCAAAAAAGCAATGGTTTTGAGTAAACGCTGCTCTAGTGCTGCAAATGTCGTTTCATCATCTGCATACTGAGGCACAGGCATCCCTGCCAAACGTGCGCCTGCACCTTTGCTCATATCCGTTGCAATTTGCACTTGCCTGATTAATGGATACATGTCGGGTGCCAATCTTGCATTCAGTAATTCAGCATGATTAATATTGCGCGCATCTGCAAATCGCCTGCCTGTTTTGAGAATATGCAAACAATTGTTTAACGCCAGGATGAGTGGTGGAATACTAATGTCATACATATGTGCCATTTGAATGTGCCTTGTAGTGCGTTGATTACTGACAAAACTTTGCTTTGATGCGTAAAAACGTTTGCGTGAAAAGATTGCCATCTAGCTTGTAATGCTTGTGCAATGGCTGTTTAACCTCCCATTTTGCTGAAAGGCCAGCCGGAAACGTGACCAAATCACCAGCACCAAACGTAACGGGTGTTCCGCTATTGCCTTGGTGATCTAGCGGCGTAATCACACACGCACCAGCAATAATATAAGCAATTTCTTGCTCTGGAAAATACCAGTCAAAAACTGAAACTTCTTTTTCCCATGTTGGCCATTTTTTGACATTCAGCTGATCTAACTCAGCTTGCGATGGTTTATTTTTAACAGTGATTTGATGCATAATTTTCCAGTAAGCGTTACGGTTATAAAACATTGATTCTATCGTATTTAGTGGAGTTGCTGTAATTCTAACTGCCGTAGTTTGGGTGCTTTTTTAGCGGTAACAGCCACAACGCCTAACGTCATCAAGCCACCAAATATCACAGAAGGTATCAAGCCCATCAACCGCGCCATCACACCAGATTCGAAGGCGCCTAATTCGTTAGATGAGCCAATAAAAATACCATTAATGGCGGACACTCTACCGCGCATGCTATCGGGTGTCGCCAGTTGCATAATGGTACTGCGTAAAATGACCGAAACACCATCTAATGCCCCTGCTGCAGCTAAAATGATGGTCGATAACCAAAAAGAAGTGCTAAGTGCAAACGCAATCATGCACAGACCAAAGCCGGCGACCGCCGATAGCAACCATCGTCCAGCATGTAAATTAATCGGATTTTTAGTTAACCATAACCCTGTTAAGATGGCGCCAACCGCTGGCGCTGCCCGTAACATACCCAAACCTTCAGGACCCATTTGATAAATGTCATGTACAAAAGCGGGTAATAACGCCACCGCACCACCAAACAAAACTGCAAACATATCTAATAATTGCGCACCAAGTAAGATTTGGTTTCCCCAGACAAACCGCAAGCCTTCAGCAATACTCTTAAAAACAGGGTGGGCGTTTTTTGCTAAAGGCTCTGTAACAGAGAGCCGAAATAACGCAATGATTGCGCCCGCACAAAGCATTGCAGCTAAGCTATAAGCCGCAGTCTTATTGACAAAACCAACCAATAAGCCGCCAATGGCAGGACCAACAATTAAGCCAAGTTGGAACATGGCGCTACCAATGCTAGCGCCACGTGCAAAGGTTGCGCGCGGCACAATAATGGCAAATAAAGTATTGTAGCTTGGCGCAATAAATGCACGTGCAAAGCCAGTTAAGGCAACCGAGGCGTAAATCCAAAAAGTAACATTGCCACTAATGATGCCTTTTGAAACAATAGCAAGGGTTAACGCACTTAAGCATAATAATGCTGCGGCTAAAATGCCAAATAATCGGCGTGAATAATAATGATCAACAGCATGTCCAGCAAACAAAGCGCTGGAAAAATAAGGCACCACTTCTGCCAGGCCGATTAATCCCAATGCTAATGGGTCGTGTGTGATTTCATAAATATGCCAGCCTGCAACAACTGCCATGATTTGATAAGCCAATACCATTTGTACGCGAAATGCGAGCAACTTCGGAAAGGCATATTGATGGTTGCTAAAAAGTTGATTAATAGAAAGCAGCATGCGCGGATTATAAATTTAAATCTATCAAGTGAGTGTAACTAATTGTTGCTAGCGTTAAGACCATCACGGGCGTTGTAATTGTGTACAATGATTTGGTTAGCACAGTGAATAAGGTAGTAAGTATGCGCAAGCATATGGATGAGCCGTCGTTGACCTAGTGTGACTCTGCCGATATAGATTAGGCGTGCTAACCCCAA
This region of Methylophilaceae bacterium genomic DNA includes:
- the egtD gene encoding L-histidine N(alpha)-methyltransferase; this translates as MKITNLIETDQSSLHQTTFIADVIAGLSAQEKAISAKYFYDDIGSELFQKITQHPDYYPTSTEFSILQSINHLLPGIINAPELDIIELGAGDGHKSELIINGFLNHDCKVNFYPIDISEKAMQLLDDNLSTHPSLHTHGVVADYFHGLNYLKKISSNKKLVLFLGSNIGNFNKVQIDSFLSQLQDSLDTGDYVLVGFDLKKDTHVLNQAYNDADGLTRQFNLNLLNRINRELGGDFNVSAFEHYGFYNPKLGAMESYLISLDDQIVTIEAADKPFYFTQHEAMHLEYSYKFSTAAITQLAVQNGFTITQLFSDSRDYFIDALWQVT
- the egtB gene encoding ergothioneine biosynthesis protein EgtB; protein product: MIRNTLIENYQQVRQATLDICSAIETEDFVVQPSAEVSPPKWHLGHTTWFFETVILKKFNPNYQWVNPAYNALFNSYYKAIGGHTMQSERGNLSRPTVAEIMDYRTQVDGAIMTLLTEIKITDALASLLEIGLHHEQQHQELLFMDIKCIFASNVLPIQYTASGLPSAPSPKSTWIDIEEGLVEIGYDKPKGNDGFSYDNERPRHKHYLYPFSICQSLVTNGEFLAFIEDGGYQQATYWLSEGWDWVNQTTVTQPLYWSRIDGDWFEYTMHGLMRLDMHRPLVHISYFEADAFAKWKGCRLPTEQELEIYLNSTSRQSTLGTTFHPTDANAAEQVWCWTSSQYSAYPRFKAFDGLLTEYNGKFMCNQFVLRGGCVVTPKHHYRNSYRNFYLPHQRWMFSGIRLAKDTI
- a CDS encoding DUF3820 family protein; protein product: MNAEDLQQLVTTAMPYGKYKGRLIADLPGHYLNWFAREGFPHNDLGRLLQLMHEIDHNGLYELLMPLRKA
- a CDS encoding cation:proton antiporter — encoded protein: MADFSLTAISSQVLYLTIVFMLLVFPRALQKYNIPAPLTCFALGMVVILTVADYSNDKTLDFLSALGISSLFLFAGLEVNLQELKKGFWPLLNHLFLRCLGIFGFTWIGIHYFEFSMQVSGLIALALLTPSTGFILESLTGLNLDENEKFWVKSKAIAGELLALLLLFIFLKSDSPSELASSSVVLIAIAFGLPLLFIFLGRIVIPFAPGSEFSLLIMVGLIAAYLTKQIGVYYLVGAFFTGFAARQLRERMPTLASDDNLRAVQLFASFFVPFYFFHGGMSVPYGAFQLASLWTGLAFTAVLLPFRIGSVAIQRFYVNQDSTKSSFDVAVALTPTLIFTLVIATILHEKFGISDTLFGGLLVYAAITTILPSFVLKKPLSLDVDNSPVH
- a CDS encoding cupin domain-containing protein yields the protein MHQITVKNKPSQAELDQLNVKKWPTWEKEVSVFDWYFPEQEIAYIIAGACVITPLDHQGNSGTPVTFGAGDLVTFPAGLSAKWEVKQPLHKHYKLDGNLFTQTFLRIKAKFCQ
- a CDS encoding DUF1993 domain-containing protein; protein product: MAHMYDISIPPLILALNNCLHILKTGRRFADARNINHAELLNARLAPDMYPLIRQVQIATDMSKGAGARLAGMPVPQYADDETTFAALEQRLLKTIAFLESIEPQQLDGAETRHIELMVRDAKREFVGLDYLLRWVQPNVYFHVTTTYNLLRHHGVELGKRDFLGPK
- a CDS encoding trypsin-like peptidase domain-containing protein; amino-acid sequence: MKKLFVLLYLNVITSAQALPTDELIQKVTQHVVKIHVSLSNGNNGTGSGVVVAKDRVVTNCHVIANATSISVRANGETYQVSGIVPDWRHDLCLVEVAQMAAPIATIGSSKHLQYEQAVFAIGYPNFSPAPSSTAGHIKGLFSMDDSVIIRASSAFRLGASGGGVFDDAGNLVGVITLKSPGRQAYYYNMPVEWVQALMDKPVLALNTQAEPAFWALPANQWPFFMQVVHPYLNKNWTSLLSIATKWTIAEPNNNEALFYLAVAEYAIHDTVNAETHLRQVTAANAQHSQAIYYLALIAEETGRHMEALTNIALLTQLDTEAAAKLESAIYIK
- a CDS encoding PatB family C-S lyase translates to MEHVDFDQIVNREDTLSLKYDARQTLFGRADVTPMWVADMDFAVPAAVTDALTERAKHPIFGYTTYPESLYAALISWFKRQHGWAIQREWIMLCPGVVPTLHAAVMAFTAPAESVIVQPPVYFPFFSSVTNTGRTLINNPLNIQHNRYLIDFDHLEQCAKDARMLLLCSPHNPVGRVWQLNELKMLLKIAKKHDLLIFSDEIHADLVYPKHRHHVLATVATSTDNIITAVAPSKTFNIPGLGLSALIVSNANHRKRMQEAFESMHVNAANPFSITAFEAAYHHGDAWLQALLAYLTKTRDFVIEYLALHLPQIKVIAPEATYLLWLDCRALQLTDRALKTMFVEKAHVGLSPGTLFGAGGSGFMRMNIAAPKKVVGDALNNIKIALSC